ttattattattattattattattatacaactactactactaataataatagtgataatattattaattcttCCTGCCGTAGGGGGCGCTCAAAAAAACTGCACAGCCATAATACCAGAAGAAGAGCATTGACTCTGTGTCAAATCCCGCCCTGTAGCACTAAGTAGGGCGCATACTGTATCTGCTTTCCTCGACTATGTAGGGTGCTGGTGTAGGGACCAGGCATGTAATTTGGAATCAGAGTTGGTTAAAGGACATTTCCGTTTTCTCAGGCATTAGCCCGGAAAGCTGCACGTGTGCTGGTGTTGATCGTGTGGAGGTTTGTGGAGAAAATCGTTCTGCGATGGGGAAAAAGGCAAGCAAACGAAACACGTTCAATTACAACGTGGAcagaaagaaattaaagaagaagatgataaaAAAGTACAGGCCGAGGATTGAATGGTAAGAATTATGCGTGTCTCGTGCGCGCGAGCTAAGCTAACTAAGCTACTAAGATAACCAGGTAGTTGTCTATgtacaacacaaacaaacaaacaaacagttaaaATATACttgataaaaatgtttgaatagCTACACGTCTTTGTGTAGACAAGTCTGGGCGATATGATCTTAATATCGGTATCGTGATCTATTATGCCGCGATATTATTCTCTTGGATATcgtaactgttttgtttttatttcttagtcatttttcttacaaatgtaaaaacgCCTTTGAAATCACATATAATCGACAGTACAGAGCCTGTGAGAGGTGTGAGGATGCCAAGTGTTGTATGGTTTCGCACGTTCCTTTTGTTGCTATGCAACAATATGAAGATTCACTATGATCTACACACTCTCAGAATTTCTCAGAACGTTCGGTTAAAACACTTAAAACTCGCCGTAGACGTTCTTCCTGTTGGAGAGTTCTGtattgtgatccagttcatcccaaagcagttctgtaggatttaggtgcggtgactgggcaggtcgttccatgatgGAGAAATGATTCATGGGATCGCTGCATCGAATCATAGGTGCTTTATAGAGCGCCATCGAATCGGTTGATCGAATTGTTCTCGTTTCTCTTTAGCGCGCAGATCCGGAAAGCATGGGATACCAACAAAACCACCAAACAGAACATGAAGGACATGGGCCTGTCGTTCGGAACCAAATCAGTACTTCCCATCACCAGCAAGGTTTGAGTTTCTCTATTATtttagattaaatatttttcccACCACGACGTTGTTTTAATCtctatgtatatttaattacagGTCAGTGAGGAACCTGAGGATCTGGTCATAAAGCCTTATGTCATCAGAGGTACCATGTTTAGACTTTAATCTagaaattaacataaaaaaaaacaatacaagtcTTTTCAGTGTGTCAGAACAATTTAATGTTGATCAGTCTGAGACCTAACAAGTTGAAGCTTTCGAGCTGCAGGCACCAAAACTCCCACAGATTTTTCACTATGTTCAAGATGTTCAACCTcaaagttcacacacacacacacacactttatttacactgtaccgccataagtttgtggacacccgaggatcaaggcagtgctggataacgcGTGTCCTTCTCACAAATCTTTTCTCTAGAGCTGGAAGAAGAGGCCAGTCAGCTGAGGAAGGACACCACGACCTGCTCCACAGACATGATCGAATTTGTTCAACATATGATCCGGGAACACGGCGAGAACTACAAGGTAGGAGAcgcagggtttttttgttaacCATCTGGCGTTCGGCGAAGCATCGTGCAGCGCTCTGACCAGGATGATCTCGTTACAGGCCATGGCACGAGACGAGAAGAACTACTACCAGGACACGCCGAAACAAATCAGGAGGAAAGTGGAGTTGTACAAGCGTTGTCATGGCAACGAGTACACCGCGTTCCTCGCCTCTCTGCAAGCGCAGACGTcgtcctgagagagagagatggaccaCGTGGACGGAGatgagatgtgtgtatatataaatatataatcttttttttttttctttagtgatTCTGTTCAACTCTAAAATATAAAGTTGTATcttgtatagtttttatttctctggaTGAGAAAATTAAACTTTCCATGAAATCAGTATtgtccttatttatttattttttctccacGAAACCTTCTCGTCCAAAAATCTGCCACATGATCCCAATGCGAGCGGAGAGAGCGAAGGCGACATACCGCCTGCTAAGTTACCATAGCAACCAGTAGTGGAAACGCCCCCTGGTGACTTAAGTGAGAGAATTTTTTTAgtcaaacgtattgggacacccgtgGTTCCAAGTTGGAGGCGCACAatcgtacaggacgtctttggatgctgtagaatAAAATTCTCCCTGCTCCAGAAAgatccatgggttggagtggaagatctcctgctatagcttTGGGATGagtgtgaacgctgactgcactcccaaacctcctcaccttgtaGCTGgattcacacaaatctccacaaaatccgttggaacatcttccctgaagagtgtaGATCATTATAAGGGTAAATGAGGATTAGATTGGGATGATGGAAAAAgaagctcaggtgtccacacacttttgtgcGGATGATTCAGCCGATCGGATAAAACGTTCCTTTTGCAGTATCAGACACACGACTAAATTTCAGAAGAATAGTTTAATAGTTTGAGAAACTGATGAGCTACAACAGATGATCTCTTCAGCTGGAATCATTTCAGTCCAAAAATATATTGCATCCTAATACACCAGTGTtcactatatacacacctccacacaatataaaaatcacacacaaaatacGGACGACGACGACGACAACAGTGACGAGTCGTCCAGCTGTTCACCAGGTTCTTGGCCCCGGCAGCTGGTTAAACATGAACTAGAATATCAGTAGGTCAATACTGCAGCGTTTCTATAAATCAGTAGTACCGTCTATGGAAAGGTAAACATCGAGTCGTTCTAGATTACACAGTAAAAGCGTGTTTGTACAATTGTGCGACTGGTTCAGGCGAAGGCTATAAAGATATCTGAGGTATTGAATGTCAAAAACACAGAATTCGTGCAGAATAAAAATACGTGCAACGATAAAGACGGTTATGCAGGTAAACGTTTGTATCCCAAACCTGGATACGTAACATGTTTGGAGTTTGTGTGGAACTCTGGGAAAACCCATCAAAACTGACCATATTTAGTACACATACgccaaaactattgggacaccca
This Silurus meridionalis isolate SWU-2019-XX chromosome 15, ASM1480568v1, whole genome shotgun sequence DNA region includes the following protein-coding sequences:
- the nop16 gene encoding nucleolar protein 16, whose translation is MGKKASKRNTFNYNVDRKKLKKKMIKKYRPRIECAQIRKAWDTNKTTKQNMKDMGLSFGTKSVLPITSKVSEEPEDLVIKPYVIRELEEEASQLRKDTTTCSTDMIEFVQHMIREHGENYKAMARDEKNYYQDTPKQIRRKVELYKRCHGNEYTAFLASLQAQTSS